GAATATAATTTATGCTGGACATTAAACGCTTTGTCCCATTGTTTTGTCATAATATAACACGAGCCAAGCGCTTCAAGCAGATCGCCGCTCTGCGGCCTTAGCATTGAAGCCTGCTCATAAAGCTGCAAAGCCCTGTCTTTTTTGTCCTGCGCAAGATACATCTGCGCGGCAGCAACTTTTAATTCAGTATCGGCAGGATTTGACGCCATCTTCTCCAAATAAAAAGATTCAGCCTGCTCGAAATTCCCGTCCGCCATATATATTCGGCCGACGGCAAGTATGTAATCGGTATTGTTCGGCGAGATTTCAAATGCCTTTTTATACCATTTCATCGCTGACAAATCGTCGCCGAGACGTTCACAGGAAAGCCCGAGCAAAAACCAGCCGTTGTCGTCCTTTTCATCTAAACGCACATAGTTCTGTAAATAGCGTTTCGCCTGTTCGAAATTGCTCCTGGCAAGTTCAATCTTGCCCATCAGCAGGTTTGCCTGCGGCAGGTTCAATCCCATATCAAGGCTTTTTCTTACGGCGGCCTCGGCCTGGGCGTATTGGCCGGATTCGATTTGCGCCTCTGCCGCGGAAAGTCTGATTTCAGAACTGCTTTTCTGCCATTTCGACTGCATCTCCTGTTTCTTCTGCAGATGACTGCCCTGGCAGCCTGTCAAAACAACAAGGCTCAAAGCAATAATTGTTATCTTAATTTTTCTTATGCCGGCCATAACTGCTCCTTATCTCCGTTTCCACATAACATCCTGCTCTTTACGGATATTATCGAGCATAATTCTTTCGAGCGTTTCGTATTCATCCGGTTTGGTTTCCGCGAGAATTTTTTCCTTCAACTGGACGGCCTCAAGAACATCAGGCCTGAATCCTATAATCCAGTTCAGCTCGGCAAGAGCCTTGTCGTAATTCTTTTCGGAATAATACCTGACGGCTTTTGCGTAGTTTTCTTCGTAAATACGTTCTCTCGCGATTGAGCTGATTCTCTTTCTCGAACCTTCAACGAGCCGGCTGACATCTTTTGCTTTTTCTTCCGATGCGGCCGCAAGTTCTTCAGGGTCATTGATAATATGCGGTGTTATCAATATAATAAGTTCCGAACGAATGTTCGTATCCTTGGTCTTTTTGAAAAGCGACCCGAGCACAGGCACATCGCCCACAACAGGCACCTGCGAATCGGCACTGGTAAGGTCTTCCTTGAACAGGCCCCCGATAATTATAGTCTTGCCGTCCTTTACCATTATATTGGTCTTAACCTGCGTAATGGTCTTTGACGGTATAACAATACTGCCGTCATCGGAAGTTGTGGTAGAGGCGGTGCTCTCTTCCGGATTAATCTCCATACGGACATATCCATTGTCGCAGATGAAGGGCCTGAATTTCAAAAGCGTACCGCTTTCAAGGAATTTTATTGACGATGTCGTACTGGTTCCGCTTTGCGTTGTGCTCTCGGTATAGCCGGTTTCATTGCCGATATTTATATGGCCGGCCTGCTTGTTAAGAGACATAATTTTCGGATTGGCAAGAACCGTCGCATCGGTAATGCCCTCAAGGGCGGTAATATATGATACGAGATTGTCATTGGTAAAACCGACATTGAGGCCGGTTCCAGTGGGTATATCTGCCGGGGCGCTTGCAAATCCGACCGTTATGCCATTGGTTGCCTGGGTTACGGTAACGCCGCCTATAGTATTCCAGTTGATGCCGAACTGCGTTGTCTCGGTAAGCGTCGCCTTTAGAATCGTAACTTCAATCATTATCTGCTGCGGCTTTACGTCCACTTCCTTAATCATCGCTCCAATCTGGTCGAGTCTTTCGGGAAAATCGTAAACGACAACCGAATCCTTCATACTCATCGAATCGCCGCCTTTGCCGGCTTCGGTATCAGTACTGGCGGCGCTTGTCGTGCCGACCTTGCCCGCTTCGCTGAGTACCGGCGTTATCAGCGCCTTTATTTCAGCGGCGTTGACATAGTTCAGGATAAAAACTCTGCTGGTCATTCGGGAATTATCGTTAATCATTTGGTTGTATTCATCGGCGGCATAAACCTTAATAAAGTTGTCGCCGATTTCGTAGCGGTAATCTCTTCCGAGTACGGCGCCCAATGCCTCTTCGAAAGTGACCTCGTAAAGATTGGTAACGTTAAGGCTGCCGTTGACTTTCGCCGACGGGATTATGTTTTTCCTGTACTTGGCGGCGAGGAACCGCAACGCGTCTCTTACCGACATATCCTGCCTGAAATTAATAGACTGAACCGTCTGATTGTTGAATGTTTCGCCCGGCTCTGAATGCTGTATTTCATCTGCGAATACAAGACCGCTATCCTGCTGGTCGAGCAGTACAGATTCATCTTCGGCAGGCAAATCGTTCGGTTCTGTCTGAGCGATTACGATTGCAACCGAAGCGGTCAATGCGATTACGCACAGGAATATCAGATTTCCGCGGTCTATCTTCATTTTTCTTTTTACTTTTATTTTTTTCCGTTTCATATTCTCTTCCTTTACTATTCAGTCCTTAAAAAGGCTGAGGAATTTTCTTGGTAATAATTATTCCGTTACAATCGAGTTCGACTCTGTCGGCCAGAATCTTGGTAACCCTGAAACGGTAAACCTGGCCGTCAAATTTAAATCTGAAGCTCTGCCCCTTTTCGAAAAGTCTGTTTTCAATAAACGCCTGCGGTTTTTTATCGTTAACAATCGCAATAAGCCGCAGACTTGCGGCGGCTGCAGCGGCAGGAGTATCGAATTTTTCATCCATTGTCTCTGCCAGATTGACCTGCCGGTTATTCGTTGTGTACTGGTCCTGTCTTTTAAACTTTTTGAAGTTTTTGGTCGTAAAGAAATCGTTTGCGATAATATCATGTCTTTGAGGTATATACGGCAATTCTATATATTCCATTTTCTGGCTCTGCGCCTGCGGCAAAAGCGGATTGACAACACTCGAAACAGCCGCCGATGCCGAGGCAGGTTTATTTTTGCCCGCAAAAACCCTTATCCACATCACAGCCATAACAGCCATCAG
Above is a genomic segment from Phycisphaerae bacterium containing:
- a CDS encoding tetratricopeptide repeat protein, giving the protein MAGIRKIKITIIALSLVVLTGCQGSHLQKKQEMQSKWQKSSSEIRLSAAEAQIESGQYAQAEAAVRKSLDMGLNLPQANLLMGKIELARSNFEQAKRYLQNYVRLDEKDDNGWFLLGLSCERLGDDLSAMKWYKKAFEISPNNTDYILAVGRIYMADGNFEQAESFYLEKMASNPADTELKVAAAQMYLAQDKKDRALQLYEQASMLRPQSGDLLEALGSCYIMTKQWDKAFNVQHKLYSRCVLREEKTRYLKTMAITAMNAGNYSNAVKYYSSLTSQDRNNAGLWLSTGQAALGAGLLRQAITCSQKVLELSPETKEAWLLSGSANYKNGNFLQAAADFQKAADVSQYANFAWLMTGRCYEKLGRAQQAQTAYKKAEQFEADSELGQLLASANGKG